The Chryseobacterium sp. 52 genome includes a region encoding these proteins:
- a CDS encoding IS1595 family transposase, which translates to MNIFNGLKIRSLKELILTFSDEQKCINFLEEIFWNGNPVSPFDKTSKIYKCKGNKYKCKNTGKYFTIRNIGLFKNSNLKLQDWFIAIWLFTSHKGGLSSKQLERDMCLTQKTTWFILKRLRACSAFENNHFLSGEVEIDETYVGGKNKNRHADKKVKNSQGRSFKDKVPVLGLIQRGGKVVARVVPTVSSYHLEPFIFRTVNLGDTVFTDEWKAYNGLHKFYNHSIVNHGKKEYVNGNASTNCIENFWTRVKGAIIGVYRVTSKKHLQLYINEFVFKHNTRKMSPSERFMHLICSLTYGKLTAK; encoded by the coding sequence ATGAATATTTTTAATGGGTTAAAAATTAGATCATTAAAGGAATTAATTTTGACATTTTCAGATGAACAAAAGTGCATAAATTTCTTAGAAGAGATTTTTTGGAACGGAAATCCAGTTTCACCGTTTGATAAGACATCAAAAATCTATAAATGTAAAGGCAATAAATACAAGTGTAAGAACACGGGAAAATATTTTACCATAAGAAATATTGGTTTATTTAAGAACTCAAATCTTAAACTTCAAGATTGGTTTATTGCAATATGGTTATTCACAAGTCACAAGGGTGGTTTATCGTCCAAGCAATTAGAAAGGGATATGTGTTTGACACAGAAAACAACCTGGTTTATTCTTAAAAGATTAAGAGCTTGTTCTGCATTTGAAAATAATCACTTTTTATCAGGAGAAGTGGAAATTGATGAAACGTATGTAGGTGGGAAAAATAAAAATCGTCATGCTGATAAGAAGGTAAAAAATTCACAAGGAAGAAGTTTTAAAGATAAAGTTCCTGTATTGGGATTAATTCAACGTGGTGGAAAAGTAGTTGCTAGAGTGGTTCCAACAGTTAGTAGCTATCATTTAGAACCTTTTATTTTTAGAACAGTTAATTTAGGCGATACGGTTTTTACTGATGAATGGAAAGCTTATAATGGTTTGCATAAGTTTTACAATCACTCAATAGTTAATCATGGAAAGAAAGAATATGTGAATGGTAATGCAAGCACAAACTGTATTGAGAATTTCTGGACTCGTGTAAAAGGAGCAATTATTGGTGTTTATAGAGTAACTTCAAAGAAACATTTACAATTATATATCAACGAATTTGTCTTTAAACATAATACAAGAAAGATGAGTCCTAGCGAAAGATTCATGCATTTGATTTGTAGTTTGACTTATGGGAAGTTAACAGCAAAATAA
- a CDS encoding T9SS type A sorting domain-containing protein: protein MKKIILSIALIATNYAFSQISLEHSFTDNEDVFVYNKDNSTQYVSMTSDNKIKIYNSSYILQKTVNVPMPSNHGMFYSGHFGENSFFMSKHVFNNDDKYEFMVETYFQDTVAGTITYKLLLINEDGNLIKDFHPNPLIKQSSENFEVYHDNVNNTNKLIVHNWVNGSSNQYDVYSLPTTTLTTKAIQLQNKLSAFPIPTNKILNIINPDNGANKVQIYDTSGKLIINKSFSSNDDKISIDVENLTKGIYIYKIGELSSKFIKN from the coding sequence ATGAAAAAAATCATTTTATCAATAGCTTTAATAGCTACAAATTATGCATTTAGTCAAATCAGCCTTGAACATTCTTTTACTGACAATGAAGATGTTTTTGTTTATAATAAAGACAATTCTACACAATATGTTTCAATGACTTCTGATAACAAAATTAAAATTTACAACTCAAGTTATATTTTACAAAAAACTGTAAATGTTCCTATGCCTTCCAATCATGGAATGTTTTATTCAGGTCATTTTGGGGAAAATTCTTTCTTTATGTCAAAGCATGTTTTCAACAATGATGATAAATATGAGTTTATGGTTGAAACATATTTTCAAGATACAGTAGCAGGAACTATTACCTATAAGCTTCTATTAATTAATGAAGATGGTAATCTAATCAAAGATTTCCATCCAAATCCATTAATTAAACAATCTTCAGAAAATTTCGAAGTTTATCATGATAATGTAAATAATACCAACAAATTAATTGTTCATAATTGGGTAAATGGATCTTCAAATCAATATGATGTATATTCATTGCCAACTACTACGTTAACAACAAAAGCAATTCAATTACAGAATAAACTATCAGCTTTTCCAATTCCTACGAATAAAATCTTGAACATTATAAATCCTGATAATGGAGCTAATAAAGTTCAAATATATGATACATCTGGAAAGTTGATTATTAACAAATCTTTCAGTTCTAATGATGATAAAATTTCTATTGATGTTGAAAATCTAACGAAAGGAATTTATATCTACAAAATTGGAGAATTAAGTTCTAAATTCATTAAAAATTAA
- a CDS encoding DUF2622 domain-containing protein — translation MAKFMTRVELHDENDYEILHREMEAEGFSRIIEDDKTKKKYHLPPAEYYYKDYTTRSKDEVCKKAVRAVLKTNKKYSIVVTKSAGIKGVGLEEVKEEKN, via the coding sequence ATGGCAAAATTTATGACTCGCGTAGAATTACATGATGAAAATGATTATGAAATACTTCATAGAGAAATGGAAGCTGAAGGGTTTTCAAGAATAATTGAAGATGATAAAACTAAAAAAAAGTACCATTTGCCTCCTGCAGAGTATTATTATAAAGACTACACAACAAGAAGTAAAGATGAAGTTTGTAAAAAAGCTGTAAGAGCTGTATTAAAAACAAATAAAAAATATAGTATTGTTGTAACAAAATCTGCAGGAATAAAAGGTGTGGGATTAGAAGAAGTTAAGGAAGAAAAAAATTAA
- a CDS encoding phytase — translation MKKLPFIIAVSALPFVVSCSTQHLGKKIKPSVITETVGHDTDDPAIWINSENASKSIIIGTDKDTDGGLYAFDLNGKIINKVPNLKRPNNVDLEYGFILNGKKTDIAAVTERETNTVKLYSLPDLKEVGEFTVFDGETERDPMGISMYKNPVTGEIHAVVGRKSGPSDGYLWQYKLSEKGGKITGEVARKFGKYSGLKEIESIAVDDELGYIYYSDEQFGIHRYYADPAKGNEELLVFGKGDFKSDVEGISIYPTSAQTGYILVSNQQKDTFNVYLREDPAKGKIAEIPVSTSESDGSEVTNVNLGPQFPKGVFVAMSNGRVFHFYDWRVIEERIKTAVQTVK, via the coding sequence ATGAAAAAGTTACCATTTATCATAGCTGTTTCTGCTTTACCTTTTGTGGTAAGCTGCAGCACACAACATTTAGGAAAAAAGATAAAACCATCGGTGATTACCGAAACTGTAGGCCATGACACCGACGATCCTGCAATATGGATCAATTCTGAAAATGCTTCAAAAAGTATTATAATCGGTACAGATAAAGATACAGACGGAGGTCTCTATGCCTTTGATCTGAATGGAAAAATCATCAATAAGGTTCCAAATCTGAAACGTCCGAACAATGTAGATCTTGAGTATGGTTTTATACTGAACGGAAAGAAAACGGATATTGCCGCTGTTACAGAAAGGGAAACGAATACTGTAAAACTCTACAGTCTTCCTGATCTGAAGGAAGTGGGTGAATTTACAGTTTTTGACGGTGAGACTGAGCGTGACCCAATGGGGATTTCTATGTATAAAAATCCGGTAACAGGAGAAATACATGCTGTTGTAGGACGAAAATCAGGCCCGTCTGACGGTTATCTTTGGCAATACAAGCTTTCTGAAAAAGGTGGAAAAATAACGGGTGAAGTTGCCCGTAAGTTTGGAAAATACAGCGGACTGAAGGAGATTGAAAGCATTGCCGTTGATGATGAATTGGGTTATATTTATTATTCTGACGAACAGTTCGGAATACATCGTTATTATGCAGATCCGGCCAAAGGAAATGAAGAGTTACTGGTTTTCGGGAAAGGTGATTTTAAATCTGATGTGGAAGGTATTTCTATCTATCCTACGTCAGCTCAAACAGGATATATTCTGGTTTCCAACCAACAAAAAGATACTTTTAATGTGTATCTGAGGGAAGATCCGGCTAAAGGAAAAATTGCAGAAATTCCGGTTTCTACGAGTGAAAGTGACGGTTCCGAGGTTACAAATGTGAATTTAGGACCTCAGTTTCCCAAAGGCGTATTTGTGGCTATGAGCAACGGCAGAGTTTTTCATTTTTATGACTGGAGAGTAATTGAGGAAAGAATTAAGACTGCTGTGCAGACTGTGAAATAA
- a CDS encoding TonB-dependent receptor: MKKIFTSVLFCASLFFYAQTGTLSGNINDDSKLSLPGAKISLAPGNIYTTSDDHGNFVFLNVPPGNYTMKVDYLGYGTSEYNVSIEAEKNTKQNIVFTRKETAIAEVVVSGSTLKNQARALNKQKSNANITNVISSDQIGRFPDANIGDALKRVPGITIQNDQGEARNLIIRGLAPNLNSVTLNGDRIPSAEGDNRNVQMDLIPSDMISTIEVNKTLTPDMDADAIGGSVNLITRASPNGQRISATLAGGYNPIREKGNYTAGFVYGNRFLNKKLGAVFSFSYNNNNFGSDNIEPTWSLANDAAQTAYISKMGVRYYNEHRIRHSFDLNMDYEFNSKNKIYASAMYNFRTDKENRFALGYKIKPVYNDDETEITGWKGSITRQNKGGDSDNDNTRLERQKVQNYALRGEHLLGSKVDLDWSMNYATASEKKPHERYIEFENGKMNFSSDLSDPRRPMIRPLSADNLGVYQLSDLSDSNSFTQEKEFGAKVNVRFPFSVIENQKGRLRTGIRVRLKEKERDNDYYAFDPLNNMGSLLSVPTVNFDGHNFQPGNYVPGTFVNPSYIGGLDLFNPDLFKGESKPEEFLSSNYTAKENIYAGYIRWDQDFSDRFSMIVGARFETTKIDYTGNYVLDEEDLAGKINRTNTYTNLLPNLSFKYVPVQDLVLRAAFTTALAHPNYYSLVPYLNVISADETIAAGNPDLKATYAYNFDFMAEKYFKSVGILSGGVFYKNLKDFIYTYSRRNYTTEDFANDFAGQSNPIPTGENNWRFNQQRNGDNVDIYGFEVALQRQLDFIPGAFWKGLGLYVNYTYTKSKAKGITNEDGVERTDVGLPGAAPHMFNGSLSWENKRFSARVSMNYASHYIDELGGKSFEDRYYDKQVFLDANASYKITSQLRVFAEANNLTNQPLRYYQGIQSRTAQVEYYRPRFTLGVKFDF, encoded by the coding sequence GCACCGGGAAATATCTATACCACTTCTGATGATCATGGTAATTTTGTTTTTCTGAATGTTCCTCCGGGAAATTATACAATGAAGGTGGATTATCTGGGGTATGGAACCAGTGAATACAACGTTAGCATTGAAGCTGAAAAGAATACAAAGCAGAATATCGTTTTTACCCGAAAAGAAACGGCAATTGCAGAAGTGGTTGTGAGTGGATCTACTTTGAAAAATCAGGCAAGAGCACTCAACAAACAGAAAAGCAATGCCAATATCACCAACGTGATTTCTTCCGATCAGATCGGACGTTTTCCTGACGCCAACATTGGTGATGCTCTGAAGCGTGTTCCGGGAATTACGATACAGAATGATCAGGGAGAAGCCAGAAATCTTATCATCAGAGGTCTTGCCCCCAACCTGAATTCCGTTACGTTAAACGGGGACAGAATTCCTTCTGCTGAAGGGGATAACCGCAATGTCCAGATGGATCTCATTCCATCAGATATGATCTCTACCATTGAGGTGAATAAAACACTGACTCCTGATATGGATGCTGATGCCATCGGAGGTTCAGTCAATCTTATCACAAGGGCCTCCCCTAACGGTCAGAGAATTTCAGCCACATTGGCCGGAGGCTACAACCCGATCCGTGAAAAGGGAAATTATACCGCCGGATTTGTATATGGAAACCGTTTTCTGAATAAAAAACTAGGCGCTGTTTTCAGTTTTTCCTACAATAACAACAATTTTGGATCAGACAATATTGAACCAACCTGGAGCCTTGCCAACGATGCCGCACAGACTGCCTACATCAGTAAAATGGGAGTCCGTTATTATAATGAACACCGTATAAGACACAGTTTTGATCTGAATATGGATTATGAATTTAATTCAAAAAATAAGATCTATGCTTCAGCGATGTACAATTTCAGAACTGATAAGGAAAACAGGTTTGCATTAGGCTACAAAATAAAACCGGTTTATAATGATGATGAAACAGAAATTACCGGGTGGAAAGGCAGTATCACGAGACAGAATAAAGGTGGAGATTCTGATAATGACAATACCCGTCTTGAGAGACAGAAAGTACAGAACTATGCTTTAAGAGGGGAACATTTGCTGGGTTCTAAGGTCGATCTTGACTGGTCTATGAATTATGCTACGGCAAGTGAGAAGAAACCTCATGAGCGGTATATAGAGTTTGAAAATGGAAAAATGAATTTCTCTTCAGACCTGAGTGATCCGAGAAGGCCTATGATTCGTCCTCTTTCTGCTGATAACCTGGGAGTGTATCAGCTCAGTGATCTTTCTGATTCGAATAGCTTTACCCAGGAAAAGGAATTTGGAGCAAAAGTGAATGTCCGTTTTCCGTTTTCTGTCATTGAAAATCAAAAAGGAAGGCTTCGTACCGGGATACGTGTCCGATTAAAGGAAAAAGAACGGGATAATGATTATTACGCTTTTGACCCACTCAATAATATGGGAAGCCTTCTGTCTGTTCCTACTGTCAATTTTGACGGGCATAATTTCCAGCCTGGGAATTATGTTCCGGGAACTTTTGTTAATCCTTCTTATATTGGTGGTCTGGACCTTTTTAACCCTGATTTATTTAAAGGGGAATCAAAACCGGAAGAATTTCTTTCCAGCAACTATACTGCAAAAGAAAATATCTATGCCGGATACATCAGATGGGATCAGGATTTCAGTGATCGATTCTCAATGATCGTGGGAGCCCGTTTTGAAACCACAAAAATTGATTATACCGGAAATTATGTGCTGGATGAGGAAGATCTGGCAGGAAAAATCAACCGTACCAATACGTATACCAATCTTCTTCCTAATTTATCATTCAAATATGTTCCTGTTCAGGATCTTGTGCTTCGTGCGGCTTTTACCACAGCTTTAGCCCATCCGAATTATTATTCACTGGTTCCTTACCTTAACGTCATTTCTGCAGATGAAACCATCGCGGCTGGAAATCCGGATTTGAAGGCAACCTATGCTTATAATTTCGATTTTATGGCGGAGAAATATTTTAAGTCTGTGGGTATTCTTTCGGGAGGTGTTTTTTATAAGAACCTTAAAGATTTTATTTATACTTATTCCAGAAGAAATTATACAACAGAAGATTTTGCAAATGATTTTGCAGGACAGTCCAACCCTATTCCTACGGGAGAAAATAACTGGAGATTTAACCAGCAGCGTAATGGAGATAATGTAGATATTTATGGTTTTGAGGTGGCTCTTCAGCGTCAGCTGGATTTTATTCCGGGAGCTTTCTGGAAAGGTCTTGGTTTATACGTTAACTATACCTATACGAAGTCAAAAGCGAAAGGGATTACGAATGAAGACGGTGTGGAAAGAACTGATGTAGGATTACCGGGAGCTGCACCCCATATGTTCAACGGATCGCTTTCATGGGAAAATAAACGTTTCTCGGCAAGAGTTTCCATGAACTATGCGTCTCATTATATTGATGAGTTGGGTGGAAAGTCATTCGAAGACCGCTATTATGACAAACAGGTTTTCCTAGATGCCAATGCTTCTTATAAGATTACAAGCCAACTGAGAGTTTTTGCAGAGGCCAATAATCTGACAAATCAGCCGTTACGCTATTACCAGGGAATCCAAAGCAGAACGGCACAGGTAGAATATTACAGGCCGAGATTCACTTTAGGAGTAAAATTTGATTTTTAA